One segment of Dolichospermum sp. DET69 DNA contains the following:
- a CDS encoding ferrochelatase, with product MGRIGVLLLNLGGPDKLEDVGPFLYNLFSDPEIIRLPFSWMQKPLAWFIAKRREKTSQANYKEIGGGSPLRRMTEEQGEAIKAQLGKLGQEANIYVGMRYWHPYTEEAIAQLTQDNIDKLVILPLYPQFSISTSGSSFRLLEQLWKENPKLQNLEYTVIASWYKEPGYLQAMAELIIGELEKFPHPENVHIFFSAHGVPRSYVEEAGDPYQQEIEECTYLIMQTLDRANPHTLAYQSRVGPVEWLQPYTEDALKELGAKGVKDLVVVPISFVSEHIETLQEIDIEYREIAEEAGIHNFGRVPAPNTNPVFIKALSDLIIDALEQPDLKLSQVTQMKKRVKMYPQERWAWGITTSAEVWNGRIAMLGFIGLIIELVTGKGLLHVVGLLH from the coding sequence TGTCGGACCTTTCTTGTATAATCTGTTTTCTGATCCCGAAATTATCCGCTTACCATTTAGTTGGATGCAAAAACCTCTAGCTTGGTTTATTGCTAAACGTAGAGAAAAAACATCTCAAGCAAATTATAAAGAAATCGGTGGCGGTTCTCCATTGCGGCGCATGACAGAAGAGCAAGGAGAAGCCATTAAAGCCCAACTAGGTAAATTAGGACAAGAAGCTAATATCTATGTGGGAATGCGTTATTGGCATCCTTACACAGAAGAAGCGATCGCCCAACTGACTCAAGATAACATTGATAAGTTAGTAATTCTCCCACTTTACCCCCAGTTCTCTATCAGCACCAGTGGTTCTAGTTTCCGGTTATTAGAACAACTATGGAAAGAAAACCCCAAACTCCAAAATCTCGAATATACTGTCATTGCCTCCTGGTACAAAGAACCAGGTTATCTGCAAGCAATGGCAGAACTCATAATTGGGGAACTTGAGAAATTTCCTCATCCTGAGAACGTGCATATTTTCTTTAGCGCCCACGGTGTCCCCAGGAGCTACGTAGAAGAAGCTGGCGACCCCTATCAGCAAGAAATTGAGGAATGTACATACTTAATTATGCAAACCCTCGACCGTGCCAATCCCCACACCCTAGCCTATCAAAGTCGAGTTGGCCCTGTAGAATGGCTACAACCATATACAGAAGATGCGCTAAAAGAACTCGGTGCAAAAGGCGTGAAAGATTTGGTAGTTGTCCCCATTAGTTTTGTTTCTGAACACATCGAAACACTCCAAGAAATTGACATTGAATATCGAGAAATAGCTGAAGAAGCAGGAATACACAACTTCGGACGTGTCCCTGCTCCCAACACCAACCCAGTGTTTATTAAAGCCCTATCTGACTTGATAATTGATGCTCTTGAGCAACCTGATTTAAAACTCTCTCAAGTCACTCAAATGAAGAAAAGGGTAAAAATGTATCCCCAAGAACGTTGGGCATGGGGAATCACTACCAGCGCCGAAGTCTGGAATGGTCGGATAGCCATGCTAGGATTTATCGGGCTGATTATTGAGTTAGTCACTGGTAAAGGCTTACTGCACGTTGTTGGACTTTTACATTAG
- a CDS encoding adenylosuccinate lyase, whose amino-acid sequence MIERYTLPEMGDLWSETYKLKTWLDVEIAVCEAQAELGYIPAAAVEEIKAKANFDPKRVLEIEAEVRHDVIAFLTNVNEYVGEAGRYIHLGLTSSDVLDTALALQLVASLDLLLKRLEDVIEAIRKKATAHRNTVMIGRSHGIHAEPITFGFKLAGWLAEVLRHQERLQILKKTIAVGKISGAVGTYAHIEPRVEAIACAKLGLKPDTASTQVISRDIHADFVQQLALLAASIERFAVEIRNLQKTDVLEVEEFFSKGQKGSSAMPHKRNPIRSERLTGMARLVRSHAGAVLENVALWHERDISHSSVERVVLPDACILTHFMLHEITNLVNNLLVYPENMARNLNCYGGVVFSQRVLLTLIDKGLNREEAYSIVQESAHIAWNKPEGNFRDLISKDPRVTQSLSPAEIEACFDPLHHLKHLEQVYQRLGI is encoded by the coding sequence GTGATTGAGCGTTATACCTTGCCCGAAATGGGCGATTTGTGGAGTGAAACCTATAAGCTGAAAACCTGGCTAGATGTAGAGATCGCAGTTTGCGAAGCACAGGCAGAACTGGGTTATATTCCAGCAGCAGCAGTAGAGGAAATTAAGGCTAAGGCGAATTTTGACCCGAAGCGGGTGCTAGAAATTGAGGCGGAAGTCCGTCATGATGTGATTGCTTTTTTAACAAATGTTAATGAATATGTAGGTGAGGCAGGACGCTATATTCACTTAGGTTTAACTAGTTCTGATGTCTTAGATACTGCTTTAGCGCTACAATTAGTGGCTAGTTTGGATCTGTTGTTAAAACGCCTGGAAGACGTAATTGAGGCAATTCGTAAAAAAGCCACAGCACATCGGAATACGGTCATGATTGGGCGATCGCATGGTATTCACGCTGAACCAATTACCTTTGGTTTTAAATTAGCTGGTTGGTTAGCAGAAGTGTTACGACACCAAGAACGGCTGCAAATTCTCAAAAAAACCATTGCTGTAGGGAAAATATCCGGTGCTGTGGGAACTTACGCCCATATTGAACCGCGTGTAGAAGCGATCGCTTGTGCAAAACTTGGACTTAAACCCGATACTGCATCCACTCAGGTAATTTCCCGCGATATTCATGCTGATTTTGTTCAACAGTTAGCATTACTGGCTGCATCCATAGAACGCTTTGCTGTAGAAATTCGCAACTTGCAAAAAACAGACGTTTTAGAAGTTGAGGAATTTTTCTCCAAAGGGCAAAAAGGCTCTAGTGCTATGCCTCACAAGCGTAATCCTATCCGGTCTGAACGGTTAACAGGGATGGCGCGACTGGTAAGAAGTCATGCTGGTGCAGTATTAGAAAACGTCGCTTTGTGGCACGAACGGGATATTTCCCACAGTTCCGTAGAACGGGTAGTTTTACCGGATGCTTGCATTTTGACTCATTTCATGCTGCATGAAATCACCAATTTGGTAAATAACCTGTTGGTTTATCCCGAAAACATGGCCCGAAATCTCAACTGTTATGGTGGAGTAGTCTTTAGTCAAAGAGTATTACTCACCTTAATTGACAAAGGACTTAACCGGGAAGAAGCCTATAGCATAGTCCAAGAAAGCGCCCACATTGCTTGGAACAAACCGGAAGGCAACTTTCGTGATTTAATCAGCAAAGACCCTCGCGTCACTCAAAGCTTGTCACCCGCAGAGATAGAAGCCTGTTTTGATCCACTACATCATCTCAAGCATTTAGAACAAGTTTATCAACGACTGGGTATTTAG
- a CDS encoding transposase: protein MGVQQVLLSPNKDTKAILEYLCQQSGKLYNSGVYFARQTLFKTGKLLTGKFDLIYESTVSKTKLASSLPSVVAQQTLISVSEAFKSFKELKNKFNKGELLFRPKPPSYLEGSKLFKVAFPNTGAGKPTLENNQIRFPLGLTVKRWFGISEFFLPMPINLDFSKIKELTILPKNGAFYLELSYLVEPEITDLNISEALSIDLGTADNLAACVDTLGNSFLIDSRKLKADNQLWNKKVSTKKEGKSSDYWDSWLDRVTRKRNHQMRDGINKSARLIIDHCLKNKIGNLVLGWNDGFKMNSNMGNLNNQKFVQMPLGKLKDRLNQLCCQYGINFHLTEESYTSKSSFLDGDSLPKYGEQPQGWKASGRRILRGLYLTGEKFLVNADLNGAANILKKVTGKLKLNLSKLTRRCLTIVTRIRLN, encoded by the coding sequence ATGGGAGTTCAACAAGTCCTATTATCCCCTAATAAAGATACTAAAGCAATATTAGAGTATCTTTGTCAACAATCGGGTAAACTCTATAACTCAGGGGTCTATTTTGCTAGACAAACACTTTTTAAAACTGGTAAGTTACTAACTGGTAAATTTGACCTAATATATGAGTCAACTGTGAGCAAGACCAAATTAGCAAGTTCACTACCTTCGGTAGTTGCTCAACAAACACTAATTTCAGTGAGCGAAGCTTTTAAATCCTTTAAAGAATTAAAAAACAAGTTCAACAAAGGTGAGTTACTTTTTAGACCTAAGCCTCCTAGTTACCTCGAAGGATCTAAACTTTTTAAAGTTGCGTTTCCCAACACTGGAGCGGGTAAGCCAACTCTTGAAAATAATCAAATTAGATTTCCTTTAGGGTTGACAGTAAAAAGATGGTTTGGAATATCTGAATTCTTTCTCCCGATGCCAATTAACTTAGATTTCTCAAAGATCAAAGAGTTGACTATATTACCCAAAAATGGGGCTTTTTACCTGGAGTTGTCTTATTTGGTTGAGCCAGAGATAACTGACTTAAATATTAGTGAAGCCCTATCAATTGATTTGGGAACTGCCGATAATTTAGCAGCCTGTGTAGATACTTTAGGAAATTCTTTTTTAATTGACTCAAGAAAACTAAAAGCTGACAATCAACTCTGGAATAAAAAAGTCTCTACTAAAAAAGAAGGCAAGTCAAGTGACTACTGGGACAGTTGGTTAGATCGAGTTACCAGAAAACGAAACCATCAAATGAGAGATGGGATCAACAAAAGTGCAAGGTTGATTATTGATCACTGCCTCAAAAATAAAATAGGTAACTTAGTTTTAGGTTGGAACGATGGGTTTAAAATGAACTCCAATATGGGTAACTTGAACAATCAAAAATTTGTTCAAATGCCATTAGGTAAGTTGAAAGATCGACTTAATCAACTGTGTTGCCAATATGGGATCAACTTTCATCTGACAGAGGAGAGTTATACTTCAAAATCGAGTTTTTTAGATGGAGACTCCCTACCCAAGTACGGTGAACAACCCCAAGGGTGGAAAGCATCTGGGAGACGAATTTTGAGAGGACTTTACTTAACAGGTGAAAAGTTTTTAGTAAATGCTGATCTTAATGGAGCAGCGAATATCTTAAAAAAAGTAACGGGAAAACTTAAACTCAATTTAAGTAAACTCACTAGACGGTGTTTGACCATCGTAACGAGAATTAGATTAAACTAA